The genomic interval GTAATTTCCTGTATTCTGCTTTCTGTCGCTTCCTTTGGTTCCTTCATAAACCATTTTATAGTTCTCTGTAATAACTAAATATCTACCAGTTTGTTGTTTCTGTACAACATCCTCGCATGGCTTTTATAGCTCAGTGAAAATGTGGAAACAAGCGTACACAAAACACTTCATGATACCGCAGCTCTGTGTACTCACCTTCACCTCGAACTCAAAGTGTTCGTCCTTGCCCTGTCCGCGGAGGACGTAACGAGGAATGCTAACTTTGACAGGCTCCTTGACGCCATCGCAGCTCACCCCCCCAGCCGCTCGGGACATCAAATGCTGCAGGAGAAATCATCAAACccagacaggaaagaggagcAGACAGTAAAAGGTCGACTCTGAACAAACATTCTGGTAAGAAATAAGGAAGTCCCAACCCTCATCTacagaaaccaaaaacactAGGATTCAAACTGATGTaatctttatttagttttaaatcaAGAACATGTACACATAGTGCAAAATTAATCATTTCCTGTTACTTCCCATCATGACCAAATAAGTAAAGTGACATTATTCTCCTTTGGAAAcaagttaataaatatttatcatgtCAGCTGCAGTctcattttattgtattaattacAGCAGGTTTATAGTTAatctttatcattttaatgtgagaaaagtttaaaaaggttaaaacacatttaaaagttatttcaTGTAAATTTTCTTCTGAAGACAATTTTTTTCCCTAAAATTAAAAGGGAGCACCTGGCTGATTATTCCCACAGAGTCACTCATGCTGTGACCCTGGTAAAGTCCACCTTTAGATGCACAGATGGTTTATGAGCATTTGAGCTTCTGAAGAGCAGCCAAAAGTTAATTTCCAAGAGTCgcacagactgctggaggcGGGAACATCAGCTGAGCCCCGCCTTAACTCCACCTTCCGTTTCAGAGCTTGCTTATTGCGTTTTTTGAAGACCACATCTACGCGGAAGCAGTTCTCATTCCTCCTGACAAGCAGACACCTGATGTCTGAACGCCTGCGCAGCTTTAGTCCTTGGAACTGAGGCTGAACGGGAACCTGGCTGGACCCTCGTGGCACTGGATGAAAGACTCCATCCTCCTGGAGAAGAGCAACATGAGTGTCCGTCAGAAGGAACTGGAACAGAGAGTCTTGATGGACTCTGATGGAGCTGGTCACCCTGACGCTGGTGTAGAGCAGAGGACATATATGCGCCAGAGAAGGTTTGTTTGGATCGTCCATGTTCCCGTGGATGATGTAGAGCAGGTCTGCAAGGACCCGCTTGAATCTGGAAGTGACATTCAGACCACTGTGTAAGGTAACATCAGGAACACTGGAGGTCCAATCCAAAGACAGAGCCATGAGGTCCTCTGAGAGCAATGGGTGAGTTTCAGTTACCTTGGAGAACGTCTCAGGACAGCAAGTCTTTAGTACAGCCTTGCAGAAGTCCTGTGTGAGCTCTTGGTTGTGAGTGAAGACAGCCAGAACCGAATCCTCTCTAAACCCAATTAGACGGACGTGCTGCCCTGCCAAACTGATCTGGACCTCCCTGATTTCTGTAAGGTCAAAATGATGGAAAATATTGAGGGTGTCCAAAGAGTCTTTGTCAGCTGAAACTACCGTGAGGCCCTGTTCTGACAAAAGTAGGCAAGCTGGTTTTGGACTGGGTTGCTCAAAGCTGGCTGCTCTGAGCCAGAAGGTACTTAGAATATTTTTAACTGGTCTTTGAGAGGACAGAGATTCAGTTTTTTCCAGTATCTGTTGGGATGAGAGACTACGAAGCTGCTCCAAAGCTGGTGGAAACTCAATCAGACCCTGATAAAACTCTTCTGGACGGCAGTCCTCTGTCCCGCCGATTCTGACAGAGGACACTGACCTCTTAGGCCATGCTAATGTGGCATTCAAGCCAAGTCCTTGAGAACCACCAAGGGCACAAGCGTTGGACAGATCCACCAAACTGACTTTGTTTTCCAGAACAGGGTGAGgttttggagggagctgaaattTCATTTGTTGGATCTGCGGAACATCTTTGGACATCATGGTCATGTACTGAGAGACGGCATACCTTATTTCATCGACTCCCACATTTCGGATGAAGTCTCGTGTGCCCTGTAGTCGTCTCTCTGCATTTTTGTAAGCATCTGAAAGCTTTCCTGTAAAGTAGTCAAAAACTTGGCACTTGCTCAAATCTGGGCTGGAATGTTTATCCGAGTCCTGTAACTCGGTGGATTGATCCCTGGAAATCTCAGCTTCCTCTGCTCGCCACGGGTAGAGGGTTTGGTTCTTGACTTTTGTGAGATAGTGCCACAGGTTTCTCTTACTGGCGGTCATGTCCatcagtttttcattttcttcttgtcCAATGGGTCCAATTATATCCTGCTTACCATTTGACTGGGGAATCTCAGTTTCAACTGACCTCCACGGGTAAAGGGTTTGGTACCTAACCTTTGCAACATACTCCCAAACATTGTTTTTACTGGACAATACCCTTTCTAGAGCTTCCTTTTGATCTTGACCCATTTCACCACCAGACTTTGAGTTCTTTCCCGGCATAGTCAACTCTGTGCCAGAGTTGGGTAAATCCAATGGTTGATCCCTGGATGGCTCAGATTCTTCTGGTCTCCATGGATATAGTGTTTGGTTCCTAACTTTAGTAACATAGTTCCAAACAAAGCTCCTTTCAGTCGACACCCTTTCTGCAGCATCGACCTTTCCTTGGTCCGTTTCTTTACTAACCAACATTATGTCTTGCTTGGAGCTGATATAGTCTCTTCCAGAACTCAGCCACTTAAGCAGTTCAGACTCTCTGGTGGTCCACGGATGCAGAGTGTGGTTCTTGACTTTAGAAACGTAATCCCAAATGTAGCTCCTGCTGGTCAATTCTTGCTTTGCTGCTGCCTTTTTGTCTTGTTCCAACTCTTCATCACCCACCAGGTTTGggcttttatttttgacatttttaagatAATCGAAAACATTGTTCCCCTCGTCCAATTTCTCCTGCTTGACTGGACCATTGATGGCGTCTTTTAAATCTTGCTCGGAGAAGATAGACTCACTGTCAGAGCTTTGCAGCTTTAAAGGTTTAGAATTGTCTGCTCTCTCCATTTCAGGTTGATTCTTGGCATTTTCAAAATGGTCCAAATCGTGGTTCTTACTGTCCAACATTTCTTGCTTTAGTAGTTCACAGACGCCATGTTTTGAGTCCTGCCCTGAGCTGATGAAATCATTGTCAGAGATTTGAGAATTTGAATGTTCTGACTCTACCTTCTCCTGATTTTGGGTTTGAACATTGACATATTCAAGATCATCCAAAACATGGCTCTTATAGCCCAAAACCTTCTCTGCCTTTTGCTTCATCGGGCCGTTAGTTTCCTTTTCCAACCAGATTAACTCATTGCCAGAATcttgcagttttaaaacatcCAACTCTTCTGTTGTGTGGCTGTGAATGTTTTGGGCTTGATTCTTAACGTTTTTGAGATCTTCCAATACCTGGTACCTATTGTTCTCCTCTTTTGGATCTTGCTTGTCAGAGCTTTGAAGCTTGGAAAGTTCTGGTTCTTTGTCTCTTTCTGTTTCACATGTTTGATAATTGACTATTTTCTCTGAGTGTGAATTCAATGATTTGTtcaacattttcttcttctgatCATCAGAATCCAAGTGGAGATAATTACTGTCTCTGGTGATTTTCTCGTTTCCACTCAGTCTGTTGGTTGCTTGTTGGTCTCTTTTGTAACAACAATCAGGTCCACAAACAGGTTGGAGCCGCTTTCCTGTAAgaacatttacttctccttcccaCCAGTTTACTTTGTCAATGTCTTTTTCAATCAGGAGTCTGTCTGAGGAACCGAGCTGTTTTTCTCTGTGAGTCTCCAGAAGTTCGTCCTTTGGTTCATCAAAAACGTTCTGGACGTCAGGGAGTAAACTTGTCTCAAACTCTGGGGAGCCCAGGAGGTTAGACCAGCAGGTATTCTGTGTGCACAAGGGGGAAGTCTATGACTACATCGGTAAGGAGGACGGAAAATGTGTGTGAATTAAACTGAAGTCCATGATCCACCCAATGAGAATTACAGTCCAACCACCAGGTGAACAGGTGAGACATGAGATTTAAAGTGATAGTGTGAAGAGGTTGACATGCAAATTAGGCAGCAAAATTATTTCATAAACATTCAAAGGAGAATTCACAATAACTTCAATAAGTTCAGACAGATTAGGATTCATAACTGGAAGGAATCATCTCTAGAACCATGAATgtcaatcatttttattttatctgatcgGCTCCTTCCCCACAGTGGAACGAATAAATGACAAACACCTTCAATCATTTCTGAGAACAAGAAATAAGCTCAGACTTGTTAACCCACAGCAAATTTTCACAcaaggtcaaaattatacatacaggctcaaatacaAACATACACCCCCGCCGCTACTTGTTCAAGTGTCTCCTAGCAAGCAGCACCTTGTGttcatcaacaagcttctggcatcatTCTGGCTGATATTTGGTCTCTCTTCATGGCTGGACAGGTCCGTGTCCGGCAACAGACCCAGCTTTTAAGCAGAGTCCATGAATTTCCAGCGGGCCTTTGGTTGGAGTTTTGAAGCCCATTCCAGAAGTTTAATGTCGGTTCCTTTATCCAGTCCGAAACCAGTTGAGATTCACTCACGTCCCGTTGAAACAACCAACTGGGTCCGAGTTAGAGACCATCTACTGGATGTAGTCTTGCTCCATCACATCACCCACTTTGAGGAATGCACAGTACGACTAGCAGTgaaacagacccacagcatgatgcggcCCCTACTGTGCTAATGTAGAACTGTGTTCTGAGGTTTgaagcctcagcctgactcctcTAAGTCCACACTAGCTTTCTTGCCAGGCTTTAGCCTCGACTGTTCCCGACCATCCTACCAGTTTGGATCTTTTAGCCGACTTTAAGCAAAGTGGAGACACATCTAAATAACGTGGACTTTCCATACAGTTATCTAAACTGAAGAGCTCACAGTCTGCggttgttcagaaatgtctccTTAAGACCTTCCCCAATGCGTGTAAATCTACACTTCCTGGGTTCATCAAACCACCAGCTGCTCTCATGATCAGCTGTCAAATAAAAAGACCTTCTAGAACCTTCAGCACCACTTAGAAGTTTTTGgtgaatgtatgtaaatatccgAGCCTGTATGAAGAATCATTCCACTCTGGAGAAACAATGCTTCAAATAAAATCCctaaaagcccaaaattaatGACACCTTCATGTTGAAGATGAGTGGATGGGACCTTCTGAACACATCAGTAGATCCATCTCTACTTTGGACCTAAAAACAGAGTTACTTCTCAATTTGACTCTGCCTGCAGAAAATAATCAGTTTCTGAGGATATTTAACTTTAATTTATCATCTGTCTGTGTTTCCTTTCCATGCAGCGGtgctaaaaaacacaagaagTCGTCATTTTCGCAACGATAGCCAAGCTGtgacaaagcaaataaaaagctgttCATCTGGGGATCTGTGTTGGTTGTTCTATGTGGGTCAGTTCAGCTGGTTTAAAGTTCTGTTGTTATCCGTAAATATCAGTAAAATTCAATTTAAACTGTGACTTCTCTCACACAGTGTGACAGCGCATCTCCTTATAATAATTAATGACAGCTCACAGGAGAAAGCAGAGAATAAATATATTGTGTTTGCTGTAAAGTGCGGCTCTAATCGATGCATCTCTACAAACAGCCCAACTTTTAATAAAGTTGAACTATTCCTTTAGGACAGCAGCTCATTTGTTTCGTTTCAAACTTTAAAGTGATGAAAAATGATCAGACTTTATTATGAATTAAAATCATGCATCTGAGGTCAGTTTTCATGCAAAGTAAACAacgaataataataataatgttaagCTCCAAGTCTCACCTCATACTTCAGCCTTCGTGGATTTATGTTCTGCAGTTTTTCATCCTCCTGAAAAAAAATTTACTGCATCATAAAATTTACACAGACTGTTTTAAATCAGCGCAAGAAGACTGaattttattaataatctgGAAATAGTTTAAGAGAAGGAAAACAATCCAACAAAAAGTGggacaaaataaaactcaggaaAACATCATCATCATGCAGATTAGGGAGCAGGGAACAAGCGAAGGGCTGATGGATCCTGGTCTTACCTCATCTGTTAATCTAACAGAGCTACAGACGCTAACTTCCTCATCGTCCTGCAGAGTTGAAGAGCTTAAGATCAGTTCTGCACACAAACATCAACTCTACACCTGCTAGATCTTTATGCCTGGGTGGAAATAATCTGCTCCCTGAATAAATGCAGGCAGCTGCTTCTTCATGGTTCAAACCCAAACTAAACAGTTTAAAGGTCCAACAGTAGAATAACTGACGCTGATCTACAAACACAGACCTGCTGAGGTTCTGCCGAGATAAAAAGGAACTTTAAGATCAAGAGTCTTACTCTGAGAGACTCGCAGGACACGGACAGATCCATGCTGCTGCTCCCGTTCAGGAGGTTCATCTTCCGAAGCCGGCGCTGAACTTCCTCCTCGATGTATGCGTTGATCCTGCTGGAGAACCAGAGCGTTAATGACCCGTTTATCTGGGCTCCTTCAGGACGAGGGATATGTAGATATTTGTGTGAACTGAAGTTTGAAGGAGACGGACTGAGCAGTGCCATGGTCTGAAGCCCTACCTGTCATCAGACAGCGGCAGCAGAGTGTTCAGACTCTGGATGTGGCTGGCCGGGGAGCTGCTGTGTCCCGTCTTCTCATCGGTACCGACGGACTGACTCCGGTTGTGGTTTTCACCCTCACTGATCCTCTGCCGCAGCTTCTGGATCTCATGCTCCACTCTGCAGGAACAAACACACCTTTGAGCTCCTTGATCCATCCCAACACTCTGGCGGACTCACGATTAATTACCGGGTCGAAAAAAATGAACCACAACTGGGTTCTGACCTCTGCTGGTCCAGATCGGCTCCCGTCCTCACAGAACAACTTTGCTCCTCAGAGTGTGGCTCAAGGGAGACGCTGCGTCTCAGAGCCGAGTGCCTCCTCTCCAGCCGAGCCACCGCCTGCTCCATGGCCTCCCTCTGCTGCATCTCCTTTGACTCTAGGATCTCCTTCTCCTTCCTCCTTACCTTCTCCTCCTGCCGGGCCACGTTGGCCGTGAACTCGTAGGACtcctggagctgctgcagctgctgggcACTGTGCCAGTGGAGGTGCAGCTTCTCCTCCTtgtcctccagctccttctCCACCTGGAACAGTGTGTTGTCCAGTCCAGGCGGACCGTCACAGTTCTCATTGCTCCCCACGGCGCTGCGCTCCAGCATCTCCACggctctctgcttctcctcagCCAGTGCAGGGAGGAGGATGTCGGCCAGGTTGGCGAGCTGTCGCTCATTGAAGTGCAGTCGGTTCTCCGCCTGCCTAAGGAGCTGCTCCTCCTGACAGATGGTCGTGGCGTCCTGCGCTCCTTTCTGCTGCCCCTCCTTCAGCTGCCGCTGTCGCTCCTTTAGTCTGTGGGCGAGGAGCAGCAATGTGCTCTTCTCTGCAGCCACCTCCTTCTCCAGGAGCTCCCTCTGCCGTTGGAGCCCCTCCTCCAGCTTTCCCAGCTCCTTCACCTGAACCTCCTTAAAGGCCGTGTACTGCCTCTGGACAGATCTCGCCTCTTTGCTGGCATCTTCCACATCTGTCCGCTCCGCGGCCTCTTTGGCTCGGAGGAGTGCCTCTCTGATCTCTGCCAGCGCACGTCGTTCCTCCTCCAGGCGTCGGACGACTTCCCTGGTCAGCAGGGCGGAAGCCGCCTCCTGTTTTTCCCTTAGCTGCTCCTCCAGCCTCCCAACCAAACTCAGCTGCTCCTGCTCCTGCTCCTCCAGCCGCCGCCGCTCCATCTCCAGGCGTATCTGCTGCTCCTCGCGCTCCTTCTTCAGTCGCTCCAGCTCACGGTAAATCTCAGTCTGCTCTGCAGCCTCTTGTTGTTGACGCTtcgcctcctgctcctcctcctgctgccgTTTCTGCAGCTTTCTGCGCTGCAGCTCCACTTCCTGGATCTCGGAGCGCCTCTCCTCCTCAAAGCGTTCCTTTTCAGCCAAGAAGTCCTGCAGGCGGCTCTCGATGTCTTGGCTGCGACGACGGAGGCTCTCCTCCTGACGGAGGATCCGCTGCTGCACCTCCTCCGACTCCTTGCGCTGACTCTCCACCTCCTGCTGGAGGCGCTCGAGCTCCGCCTTCTCACTCAGCTGCTTGGCCTCCATCTCTTTGATCAGCATCCTGCAGAAACACAAACCGGTTCGTTATGTTTTAATGGCAGCACATGGTACAATGGACCTTCATCACCAGGAAGAAAAATTAactaaaaaacaattaatacCTTAAATCATGCTGCCCTGAGTTCTGTCTGACAGGTGTTAACTTTATCCCTGTAGAAAAGAATAAAATTCAAGGGATTTCTCCAGAGGATTGCCTCAAGGCTTGCAGCTGGGATCCCTGATATTTCCAGTATCCTCCACCTTTTAGGTCTAATGATGTCATCGTGTCCTCTTCGGAGGAAGCCAAAGCCATCCCGGCCTTAGCTCGCCGCTTGGCCAGAGGGAAGAACTGATTTCATGAGGAGAAAGAGGTGGTCGCATGGGGAACAGCAGCCAATCAAAATGTTGTGAGGCCATATTTTTTAAATCCGGAATATAAAACCTAACAATAAAAGCGTCCAAAGAAAAAGAGCTGACCTCTGATCACCATCACAGAGTCGCTCGCAGCTGAATTTTTCCCCCTGCATAAGTCTTTtatggcgactgtggctcagtgcaATCTGATGAGGGTTGTGGGTTAAATTCCACCTTCCTCCTACCACGTCGATGTGCCACTGGGCTAGGCACTTAGCCTCAAATTGCTTACCAATCTGCATAtctgtgtataaatgtgtgcGCGTTACTGAGTggcgactgggtgaatgtgggtCTAGTGTAAAGCACATTGGGTGGTCAGtttgactggaaaggcgctatagaAGTTCagtaaatttacatttaatacCTCCAGATGGTTTTAACTGCCGTTCTCCAGCTGCTGGTACTGATCAGATCTCAGTggtccttagttttcctcatccaaattgcaaagcactaaaacctcttctgtttgttgttttgtaccgtccaccaggcccttactctcaatttttagatcagttttcggaccttttatctgatttagtgttaaatacagataaggttattatagtgggggattttaacattcatgtagacgctgaaagtgatagcctaaatatagcctttaatgctatcttagactcaattggctttgctcaaaacattaacaaacctacccacctttgtcttcattctctggaccttgtgctgacatatggcattgagtgtaaagacataacaatattctctcataaccctgtcctgtctgaccatttattaataacctttgagtttaatttaaccgagtactccacacctgaaagaaaatttcattatagtagatcattatcaggcgatgctgtaacaacctttaaagaatctgttccacttttaatttcctcattatcactgaaaagcacaatggacggcaatgattttgtttttgccccttcataaattgattattttgttcatagtgtttcttcatcattgcgtgatgcattagacaatgcagcccccttgaaaaagaaggtaattattcataggaggctagctccttggtttaattcagagctgcatactttaaagcacaatgttagaaaattggagagaaaatggcgctctacacacctagaagattcctacttaatctggaaaaaatagcctactgttgtataaaaagacacttcaccaagctagaacagcttatttctcatcattaatagaagagaacaagaataatccaaggtttctctttagtacagttgctaaacttacacagagtcatagctctgttgagccatccattcccttagctcttagcagtcatgactttatgggattcttcttaaataaaattgattctattaaaaataaaatctttgacatactcctgaagatgattacttcatcctcagcaagtgagacaacattggaagtaactgcagaacctgatttgtgtttggactgttttgatcctgtggagcttcctgagttatcagaaatattagcttcatctaaaccttcaacttgtatgttagacccaatcccaaccaaattatttaaggaagtgttccctctgattaccagccccattttagatatgattaatctatcattagtaaatggatcagaaccacaggcttttaagttagctgtaattaaacctttacttaagaaaccttcacttgattgagatgatttaataaattacagacctatatccaatcttccattcttatctaaaattcttgagaaaatagttgctaatcaaatgtgtgaacatttatacaacaatgacctgtttgaagagtttcagtcaggtttcagagctcatcatagcactgaaacagctctgctgaaagtcactaatgatattcttatggcctcagataatggacttgtgtctgttctggttctgttagatctcagtgctgcatttgatacagtcgaccataatattctcttagaaaggctggaatatgctgtagagatcaggggaacagcgctagactggtttaaatcttatctgtctgacagattccagtttgttcatgtaaatgataaatcatctttaaactccagggttaattgtggagtaccacagggttcagtacttgggccaattctctttactatatatatgcttccaataggtcaaattatcaggcagcataggataaattttcactattacgctgatgatactcagctttacttatccataaatcctgatgaacccaaccagttagatagactacaagcatgtcttgaagatataaaaacttggatgactttaaatgttttgcttctaaattcagacaagacagaagttgtcgtctttggaccggagtctttaaaaaagaaactgcttagtcaatcacttaacctggatggcattaaattgacctctgataataaagtaaaaaaccttggtgttaactttgactaggacatgtcatttaaatcccatattaaacaggtttctaggatttccttctttcatctccggaacattgccaaaattagaaatatcctgtccaggagtgacgctgaaaaactagtccatgcatttgttacttcaaggctggactattgtaattctttactatcaggatgtccacaaaatgcagttaaaagccttcagctgattcaaaatgctgcagcaagagttctgatgaaaattaaaaagagagatcatatttctcctattttagcttcccttcattggctccctgttaaatccagaatagaatttaaaattctcctcctcacatataaagcccttaatgatctagctccatcatacatcagagatctgattggtccatatgttcctaacagagcactttgttctcagactgcaggtttactggtggttcctagagtctctagaagtagaatgggaggcagatcctttagttatcaggctccactcctgtggaaccagctcccagttttagtctgtgaggcagacaccctgtctacttttaaggctaggcttaaaactttcctttttgataaagcttatagttagagtggcttagtttatcctgagctatctctgtagttatgctgctataggcttaggctgctggaggacataatgaccactttcaccctctctgctacattctcatactactctccaattttgcattatttgctgttatttcagcttttaaccttgttctctcttttctcttcctagaagctacacctggcctgactctgtgtctacctgtgacacctttctggagaggggaatcgtccgagcttctgctggcaacaacttaatgctcaccttctacagatgatccacatagccctgtctttcagtgtttaaccctttctctctcctagacatggctactgactgagcttctactgtgactaactctatgttctctctttcagactctaaccttgaaaactgtctcagagtttatctgttctttctttctagatgaaaccactaaaggagctacatccattaacatttacttttccttcccatagaaagtactcctggatcagtgcttctttgttctctttgtgtctctgctctgttctctctaacctccagtcggtcgtggcagatagctgctcac from Girardinichthys multiradiatus isolate DD_20200921_A chromosome 5, DD_fGirMul_XY1, whole genome shotgun sequence carries:
- the kif16ba gene encoding kinesin-like protein KIF16B isoform X4; this encodes MASVRVVVRVRPMNRREKDLTAKGIIKMEGTKTSIINLKIPDEVVGDSMRERTKTFTYDFSYDSMDCKSSSFVSQEKVFRDLGCDVLKAAFEGYNACVFAYGQTSSGKSYTMMGVPGDAGLIPRICEGLFSRISDATRRDEASFRTEVSYLEIYNERVRDLLRRKSTHTYNLRVREHPKDGPYVEDLSKHLVQNYSDVEELMEAGNINRTTASTGMNDVSSRSHAIFTINFTQAKFDAEMPSETVSKIHLVDLAGSERADATGATGVRLKEGGNINKSLVTLGNVISALADMAQDSVNTNLKKKSVFVPYRDSVLTWLLKDSLGGNSKTIMIATISPANMNYGETLSTLRYANRAKNIINKPTINEDSNVRLIRELRAEIARLKALLVQGNQIALLDSPTALSMEEKLHQNEARVLELTKEWTNKWNETQDILKEETLALRKEGIGVVLDSELPHLIGIDDDLLSTGIILYHLKEGRTYVGREDASTEQDIILHGLDLESEHCVFENQNGAVTLVPLGGAQCSVNGVLVTAPSQLNQGAVILLGRTNMFRFNHPKEAAKLREKRKSGLLSSFSLSMTDLSKSCENLSTVMLYNPGLLTQKGHVFLRLEFERQQREELEKLEMKRMLIKEMEAKQLSEKAELERLQQEVESQRKESEEVQQRILRQEESLRRRSQDIESRLQDFLAEKERFEEERRSEIQEVELQRRKLQKRQQEEEQEAKRQQQEAAEQTEIYRELERLKKEREEQQIRLEMERRRLEEQEQEQLSLVGRLEEQLREKQEAASALLTREVVRRLEEERRALAEIREALLRAKEAAERTDVEDASKEARSVQRQYTAFKEVQVKELGKLEEGLQRQRELLEKEVAAEKSTLLLLAHRLKERQRQLKEGQQKGAQDATTICQEEQLLRQAENRLHFNERQLANLADILLPALAEEKQRAVEMLERSAVGSNENCDGPPGLDNTLFQVEKELEDKEEKLHLHWHSAQQLQQLQESYEFTANVARQEEKVRRKEKEILESKEMQQREAMEQAVARLERRHSALRRSVSLEPHSEEQSCSVRTGADLDQQRVEHEIQKLRQRISEGENHNRSQSVGTDEKTGHSSSPASHIQSLNTLLPLSDDSRINAYIEEEVQRRLRKMNLLNGSSSMDLSVSCESLREDEKLQNINPRRLKYENTCWSNLLGSPEFETSLLPDVQNVFDEPKDELLETHREKQLGSSDRLLIEKDIDKVNWWEGEVNVLTGKRLQPVCGPDCCYKRDQQATNRLSGNEKITRDSNYLHLDSDDQKKKMLNKSLNSHSEKIVNYQTCETERDKEPELSKLQSSDKQDPKEENNRYQVLEDLKNVKNQAQNIHSHTTEELDVLKLQDSGNELIWLEKETNGPMKQKAEKVLGYKSHVLDDLEYVNVQTQNQEKVESEHSNSQISDNDFISSGQDSKHGVCELLKQEMLDSKNHDLDHFENAKNQPEMERADNSKPLKLQSSDSESIFSEQDLKDAINGPVKQEKLDEGNNVFDYLKNVKNKSPNLVGDEELEQDKKAAAKQELTSRSYIWDYVSKVKNHTLHPWTTRESELLKWLSSGRDYISSKQDIMLVSKETDQGKVDAAERVSTERSFVWNYVTKVRNQTLYPWRPEESEPSRDQPLDLPNSGTELTMPGKNSKSGGEMGQDQKEALERVLSSKNNVWEYVAKVRYQTLYPWRSVETEIPQSNGKQDIIGPIGQEENEKLMDMTASKRNLWHYLTKVKNQTLYPWRAEEAEISRDQSTELQDSDKHSSPDLSKCQVFDYFTGKLSDAYKNAERRLQGTRDFIRNVGVDEIRYAVSQYMTMMSKDVPQIQQMKFQLPPKPHPVLENKVSLVDLSNACALGGSQGLGLNATLAWPKRSVSSVRIGGTEDCRPEEFYQGLIEFPPALEQLRSLSSQQILEKTESLSSQRPVKNILSTFWLRAASFEQPSPKPACLLLSEQGLTVVSADKDSLDTLNIFHHFDLTEIREVQISLAGQHVRLIGFREDSVLAVFTHNQELTQDFCKAVLKTCCPETFSKVTETHPLLSEDLMALSLDWTSSVPDVTLHSGLNVTSRFKRVLADLLYIIHGNMDDPNKPSLAHICPLLYTSVRVTSSIRVHQDSLFQFLLTDTHVALLQEDGVFHPVPRGSSQVPVQPQFQGLKLRRRSDIRCLLVRRNENCFRVDVVFKKRNKQALKRKVELRRGSADVPASSSLCDSWKLTFGCSSEAQMLINHLCI